A genomic stretch from Terriglobales bacterium includes:
- a CDS encoding sigma-70 family RNA polymerase sigma factor: MNAVTYCFVNAMESEASAIARGLRRRDPDLLDRLIEQYQHRLLRYLVCLSGSRELAEDLFQETWIRVLERGHQYDGKREFSTWLYAVARNLTIDYLRKKSPISLDGLVEDGGHAAFEPADTRPSAWERVAQLQQSERISAALVSIPAEYREAVVLRFQEELALEEIATITGAPLGTVKSRLYRALNMLLSRLKGTEA; encoded by the coding sequence ATGAATGCCGTAACTTATTGCTTCGTGAATGCGATGGAATCCGAGGCCAGCGCAATCGCTCGTGGTCTGCGTCGGCGTGATCCGGACTTACTGGACCGTCTGATCGAGCAGTATCAGCATCGGCTCCTTCGCTATTTGGTCTGCCTGTCAGGAAGTCGTGAGCTCGCGGAGGATCTCTTTCAGGAGACGTGGATTCGGGTGCTGGAACGCGGGCATCAGTACGACGGCAAGCGCGAATTCAGCACCTGGCTCTATGCGGTGGCGAGAAATCTGACGATCGATTATTTGAGGAAGAAAAGCCCGATCAGCCTGGATGGGCTAGTGGAGGACGGGGGGCACGCAGCCTTCGAACCGGCGGATACGCGTCCTTCGGCATGGGAACGGGTGGCGCAGCTCCAGCAGAGTGAGCGCATCAGCGCGGCATTGGTCAGCATCCCCGCGGAGTACCGCGAGGCCGTGGTGTTGCGCTTTCAGGAAGAATTAGCGTTGGAAGAGATTGCCACGATCACCGGGGCGCCACTCGGCACGGTGAAGTCGCGACTGTATCGCGCGCTGAACATGCTGTTGTCGCGCCTGAAGGGGACGGAGGCATGA